Proteins encoded in a region of the Caballeronia sp. M1242 genome:
- a CDS encoding porin, whose translation MSVKKAHKKAKLRTSLALGTVAVASMTFASGAARAQSSVTLYGIADVGFEYLNNTSAGGSQVREVSGNLSGSRWGLKGVEDLGGGLKALFNLEAGFNINDGTSSQSTRGLGTNPTTTSRLFGRQAWVGLSYKGQQLTLGRQNALIYEQSVTFDPMGVSSRYSALSLDYALAARIDNSVKYTGKFGPVTAQAMYSTRYDTGYGSEVPGALITGRFFSGALTYSSGPIAATAVYEQRNSNTLTTNTSTERRALAAATYNFGPVTAYAGYRYLRASNTFLPVNPIAVANGSAANAANLYWLGAQYLITPSFQLTAVGYYHDVHSTGADPWLAVINADYFLSKRTDLYATVGYAHNKDKSALGVNGYGTVAPGYNQTGVTVGLRQKF comes from the coding sequence ATGTCCGTGAAGAAGGCTCACAAGAAAGCCAAGCTTAGAACCAGTCTTGCGCTTGGGACGGTCGCAGTCGCAAGCATGACGTTCGCGTCCGGCGCGGCGCGTGCGCAAAGCAGCGTGACGCTGTACGGCATCGCCGATGTCGGCTTCGAGTATCTGAACAACACCAGTGCCGGCGGATCTCAGGTGAGAGAAGTGTCCGGCAATCTCTCCGGCTCGCGCTGGGGCCTGAAGGGCGTCGAAGACTTGGGCGGCGGGCTGAAGGCGCTGTTCAACCTCGAGGCCGGCTTCAACATCAACGACGGAACGAGCTCGCAGTCGACCCGCGGCCTCGGCACGAACCCGACGACGACGTCGCGCCTCTTCGGTCGGCAGGCGTGGGTCGGTCTCAGCTACAAAGGGCAGCAGTTGACGCTGGGTCGCCAGAACGCGCTGATCTACGAACAGTCGGTGACGTTCGATCCGATGGGCGTCTCATCGCGCTATTCAGCGCTGTCGCTCGACTATGCGCTGGCCGCTCGCATCGACAATTCGGTGAAGTACACCGGCAAGTTCGGCCCGGTGACCGCGCAGGCGATGTACAGCACGCGCTACGACACGGGCTACGGTTCCGAAGTGCCGGGCGCGCTCATCACCGGCCGGTTCTTCAGCGGCGCGTTGACCTATTCGAGCGGCCCGATCGCGGCGACCGCCGTCTACGAACAGCGCAACAGCAACACGCTGACCACGAACACGAGCACCGAACGCCGCGCGCTCGCCGCCGCGACGTACAACTTCGGTCCGGTGACGGCCTATGCCGGCTACCGCTATCTGCGGGCATCGAACACATTTCTGCCGGTCAACCCGATTGCCGTCGCCAACGGTTCGGCCGCCAATGCCGCCAACCTGTACTGGCTCGGCGCGCAATATCTGATCACGCCGTCGTTCCAGTTGACCGCGGTCGGCTACTACCACGACGTTCATTCGACCGGCGCCGATCCGTGGCTGGCCGTCATCAACGCCGACTACTTCCTGTCGAAGCGCACCGACCTCTACGCGACCGTCGGTTACGCGCACAACAAGGACAAGTCGGCGCTTGGCGTGAACGGCTACGGCACGGTCGCGCCCGGCTACAACCAGACCGGCGTCACAGTCGGCCTGCGCCAGAAGTTCTGA
- a CDS encoding RraA family protein, with amino-acid sequence MSTDTNQSIIRDIERVSPELVQAAAKFQAAILADVAGRRGTVHGRVKPLSPKMKVAGPAITVEVRQGDNLAIHAALAVAKPGDVIVVDGKGDVSCALLGEIMATQAKVSGIAGIVIDAAVRDAHELANGDYPIFSAGLNPCGPTKSVAGLVNHPISAGGTAVNPGDLVVGDADGVVVIPRADVARIVELAQKKLDMETARIAAIHKGDVRPGWLDKELRAAGMLAEGEVL; translated from the coding sequence ATGAGCACCGACACGAATCAATCGATCATCCGCGACATCGAGCGCGTTTCACCCGAACTAGTACAAGCTGCGGCGAAGTTCCAGGCCGCCATCCTCGCCGACGTCGCAGGCCGGCGCGGCACCGTGCACGGCCGCGTGAAGCCGCTGTCGCCGAAGATGAAAGTCGCGGGACCGGCGATCACCGTCGAGGTGCGACAAGGCGACAATCTGGCGATCCACGCCGCTCTGGCGGTCGCGAAGCCGGGCGATGTGATCGTCGTGGACGGAAAGGGCGACGTGAGCTGCGCGCTGCTCGGCGAGATCATGGCGACACAGGCGAAGGTCAGCGGCATCGCGGGCATCGTCATCGACGCAGCGGTGCGCGACGCGCACGAACTCGCGAACGGCGACTATCCGATTTTCTCCGCCGGCCTGAATCCGTGCGGCCCGACCAAGAGCGTGGCCGGTCTCGTCAACCATCCGATTTCCGCTGGCGGCACGGCGGTCAATCCCGGCGATCTCGTGGTCGGCGATGCCGATGGCGTCGTCGTGATTCCGCGCGCCGATGTCGCGCGCATCGTCGAACTCGCGCAGAAGAAGCTGGATATGGAAACGGCGCGTATCGCGGCGATCCACAAGGGCGATGTGCGTCCTGGCTGGCTCGACAAGGAACTGCGCGCGGCGGGCATGCTGGCCGAAGGCGAGGTTCTGTAA
- a CDS encoding IclR family transcriptional regulator has protein sequence MKSHNKDDEQIDRSVAAVDRTLSLLEAFLGEPGGRSLSDLEQQTGLFKSVILRYMLSLEARGFVHKEQNGMYRLGYKAAQLGRAFESSVGLVTTLQPVVERLSEKTGASASVYVRDGDARLCLLRAEPERDVRVAIRAGTRRPMDKSASSLAFKRFERKTVQAFASAGVAGIVSSAGVGDPLLASMAAPLFGISDAFVGVLTLSGVIGHFDVDDARIRSQLFDEALAASALLGAAP, from the coding sequence ATGAAATCGCACAATAAGGATGACGAACAAATAGACCGGTCAGTGGCCGCTGTCGACAGGACGCTTTCCTTGCTCGAAGCGTTTCTGGGCGAACCTGGCGGCCGGTCGCTGTCGGATTTGGAACAGCAAACGGGGCTCTTCAAGAGCGTCATTCTCCGATACATGCTTTCGCTCGAAGCACGCGGGTTCGTGCACAAGGAGCAAAACGGCATGTACCGGCTGGGCTACAAGGCCGCTCAGCTCGGCCGTGCATTCGAAAGCAGCGTGGGGCTCGTGACGACATTGCAGCCGGTCGTCGAGCGGCTCAGCGAGAAGACCGGCGCGAGCGCGTCAGTTTATGTGCGGGACGGCGACGCGCGCCTTTGTCTGCTGCGGGCGGAACCCGAGCGCGATGTTCGCGTGGCGATCCGCGCCGGCACGCGGCGTCCAATGGACAAATCGGCGTCGAGTCTCGCTTTCAAACGCTTCGAGCGCAAAACCGTGCAGGCATTCGCGAGCGCGGGCGTGGCGGGCATCGTTTCGTCGGCGGGCGTCGGTGACCCGCTGCTCGCGTCGATGGCCGCGCCGCTTTTCGGTATCTCCGATGCGTTCGTCGGCGTGCTGACGCTTTCAGGCGTGATCGGCCACTTCGATGTGGACGATGCGCGTATCCGCTCGCAACTCTTCGACGAAGCGCTCGCTGCCAGCGCATTGCTTGGCGCTGCGCCGTGA
- a CDS encoding SMP-30/gluconolactonase/LRE family protein: MFYLTSPEVREAQVFTRMPEKYRKADVQTDWARANRGGMTTDSFLEGPVWDPRGHLYVTDIPYGRIFRISLSGEWDLVAQYDGEPNGMKLFDDAHLLITDYRNGLMLLDIERGEVKPYLERRNSERFKGVNDLTFDSHGNLYFTDQGQSGLHDPTGRVYRLSPEGKLDMLLGNCPSPNGLVLSPDEKVLYVGMTRGNCVWRVPLQADGSVSKVGQFFTSYGPSGPDGLTIDSDGRLFIANPGLGRVWVLNSRAEPVEILTAQEGVSLTNLCFGGADMKTLFMTESTNGLVLKADMSVCGPLPKQAKKH, encoded by the coding sequence ATGTTCTATCTCACGTCGCCCGAAGTGCGCGAAGCGCAGGTGTTCACGCGCATGCCGGAGAAGTACCGCAAAGCGGATGTGCAGACGGATTGGGCACGCGCCAATCGTGGCGGCATGACCACCGATTCGTTTCTCGAAGGTCCTGTCTGGGATCCGCGCGGCCACCTTTACGTGACCGACATCCCTTACGGCCGCATCTTTCGCATTTCGCTCTCGGGAGAGTGGGATCTCGTCGCGCAGTACGACGGCGAGCCCAACGGGATGAAACTGTTCGACGACGCGCACCTTCTCATCACCGACTATCGCAACGGCCTGATGCTGCTCGACATCGAGCGCGGGGAAGTGAAGCCGTACCTCGAGCGCCGCAACTCCGAGCGCTTCAAGGGCGTGAACGACCTGACCTTCGATTCGCACGGCAACCTGTACTTTACGGATCAAGGCCAGTCCGGCCTGCACGATCCGACAGGCCGCGTGTATCGGCTGTCGCCGGAGGGCAAGCTCGACATGCTGCTCGGCAATTGCCCGAGCCCGAACGGACTCGTGCTGTCGCCGGACGAGAAGGTGCTTTACGTCGGCATGACGCGCGGCAACTGCGTGTGGCGCGTGCCGTTGCAGGCGGACGGCTCGGTCAGCAAGGTCGGGCAGTTCTTCACGTCCTACGGCCCGAGCGGTCCCGACGGTCTCACGATCGACTCGGATGGCCGCTTGTTCATCGCGAATCCGGGGCTTGGCCGCGTGTGGGTGCTCAACAGCCGCGCCGAGCCGGTCGAGATTCTGACCGCGCAGGAAGGCGTGTCGCTCACGAACCTGTGTTTCGGCGGCGCGGACATGAAGACGCTTTTCATGACGGAGTCGACGAACGGTCTGGTGTTGAAGGCCGACATGAGCGTTTGCGGACCGCTTCCCAAGCAAGCAAAGAAACACTGA
- a CDS encoding MFS transporter produces MQLSQTIDETRAARSKNAASGTVLASEDFAASERTLAKAFRRILPFIFLCYVVSYLDRTNVGFAALTMNKDLGLTGEQFGLAAGLFSIGYFLFEIPSNLIMQKVGARVWIARIMITWGVCSMLTAFVVGPKSFAGARFLLGIAEAGFTPGIYLYFTHWFPGKWRAKVTAAFLVGIPVANMIGSPISGALLQLGGLHGLKSWQWLLLIEGLPAVLLGVACLFILADRPDKASWLSDEEKATLARRLAAEQKDIGSKHGSTLRDAMTNWRVFVLAFINFCGIVGSVGVGLWMPQIIKQFGVTHSVVGWLTALPYLIGAFAMLWWARVANKAQKRVPYVAGALLVAAAALACSALTDVPLLKLIALCFTVSGILAFQATYWAIPSSFLTGRAAAGGLALIVSVGNLGGFAGPSMIGALKQISGGFTLPLLAVSAVLLIGALTIAWLGDPGANAGEASAARKS; encoded by the coding sequence ATGCAACTCTCGCAAACCATCGATGAAACCCGCGCCGCGCGTTCGAAGAACGCGGCGAGCGGGACCGTGCTCGCCAGCGAAGACTTCGCGGCCAGTGAACGCACGCTCGCGAAGGCGTTCCGGCGCATTCTTCCGTTCATCTTCCTCTGCTATGTCGTCAGCTATCTCGACCGAACGAATGTCGGCTTCGCCGCGCTGACGATGAACAAAGACCTCGGTCTCACAGGCGAGCAATTCGGCCTGGCTGCCGGACTGTTCTCGATCGGCTACTTCCTGTTCGAGATTCCGAGCAACCTCATCATGCAGAAGGTCGGGGCGCGGGTCTGGATCGCGCGCATCATGATCACCTGGGGCGTGTGCTCGATGCTGACCGCGTTCGTCGTCGGCCCGAAGAGCTTCGCCGGCGCGCGGTTCCTGCTCGGCATCGCGGAAGCCGGATTCACGCCCGGCATCTATCTCTATTTCACGCACTGGTTTCCCGGCAAATGGCGCGCCAAGGTGACGGCCGCGTTCCTCGTCGGCATTCCCGTCGCGAACATGATCGGCTCGCCGATCTCCGGCGCGCTGCTTCAGTTGGGCGGACTGCACGGCCTGAAAAGCTGGCAATGGCTGCTGCTGATCGAAGGCCTGCCCGCTGTGCTGCTCGGCGTTGCATGTCTCTTCATCCTCGCGGATCGTCCCGACAAGGCCAGCTGGCTCAGCGACGAAGAGAAGGCCACGCTCGCCCGGCGCCTTGCCGCGGAGCAGAAGGATATCGGCAGCAAGCACGGCAGCACGTTGCGCGACGCCATGACCAACTGGCGGGTGTTCGTGCTCGCGTTCATCAACTTCTGCGGGATCGTCGGATCGGTGGGCGTCGGCCTGTGGATGCCGCAGATCATTAAGCAGTTCGGCGTCACGCATTCGGTCGTCGGCTGGCTGACGGCGCTTCCTTACCTGATCGGCGCGTTCGCGATGCTGTGGTGGGCGCGCGTGGCGAACAAGGCGCAAAAGCGCGTGCCGTACGTTGCCGGCGCTTTGCTGGTCGCCGCCGCAGCGCTCGCATGCAGCGCGCTGACCGACGTGCCGCTCTTGAAGCTCATCGCCCTGTGTTTCACCGTCAGCGGAATTCTCGCGTTCCAGGCGACGTACTGGGCGATTCCCTCCAGCTTTCTCACCGGCCGCGCCGCGGCGGGCGGACTCGCGCTCATCGTGTCCGTCGGCAATCTCGGCGGCTTCGCGGGACCGTCGATGATCGGCGCGCTCAAGCAGATCTCCGGCGGCTTCACGCTGCCGCTGCTGGCCGTCTCCGCCGTGCTGCTGATCGGCGCGCTGACGATCGCATGGCTCGGCGATCCCGGCGCGAATGCCGGCGAAGCCAGCGCCGCGCGCAAGTCGTGA
- a CDS encoding NAD(P)-dependent oxidoreductase codes for MNTTAQEPVVLVTAADLAPQALDMLHAFKVVFAGKQPTEDDIVALCEKTKPVAIIVRYGKINARIMDAAENLQVISKHGSGIDVIDQEAAAARGIAVRAAVGANAAAVAEHAWALILACAKSVPQLDVRMRAGHWDKSTHKSFELDGGTLGVVGLGSIGRRVAAIGVAFGMKVLAFDPFAKEAPHGVTLASMEDIYAASDVLSLNCPLTDENRNMINRDTLARMKQGAILVNTARGGLIDEAALVEALASGRLRSAGVDSFAVEPMTHPHPFQSVPNLILSPHVGGVSEAAYVNMGKGAAANVLAVIEENARKVA; via the coding sequence ATGAACACGACTGCTCAGGAGCCCGTCGTCCTCGTCACGGCCGCCGATCTCGCGCCGCAAGCGCTCGACATGCTGCACGCGTTCAAGGTCGTGTTCGCCGGCAAGCAGCCGACCGAAGACGACATCGTCGCGCTGTGTGAGAAGACGAAGCCGGTCGCGATCATCGTCCGTTACGGCAAGATCAACGCCCGCATCATGGATGCAGCGGAGAACCTGCAGGTCATCTCGAAGCACGGCAGCGGTATCGACGTGATCGATCAGGAAGCCGCCGCCGCGCGCGGCATCGCGGTGCGCGCGGCAGTCGGCGCGAACGCGGCGGCGGTCGCCGAGCACGCGTGGGCGCTCATTCTTGCGTGCGCGAAGTCGGTGCCGCAGCTCGACGTTCGCATGCGCGCCGGCCACTGGGACAAGTCCACGCACAAGTCCTTCGAACTCGACGGCGGCACGCTCGGCGTGGTCGGGCTTGGTTCGATCGGCCGGCGCGTCGCGGCTATCGGCGTCGCGTTCGGCATGAAGGTGCTCGCCTTCGATCCGTTCGCGAAGGAAGCCCCGCACGGCGTGACGCTCGCGTCGATGGAAGACATCTACGCAGCGTCCGACGTGCTCTCGCTCAACTGTCCGCTGACGGACGAGAACCGCAACATGATCAATCGCGACACGCTTGCTCGCATGAAGCAGGGCGCGATTCTCGTGAACACGGCGCGCGGCGGGCTGATCGACGAAGCCGCGCTCGTCGAGGCGCTCGCGAGCGGCCGGTTGCGCTCGGCCGGCGTCGATAGCTTCGCGGTCGAGCCGATGACGCATCCGCACCCGTTCCAGTCCGTGCCGAATCTGATTCTGTCGCCGCACGTCGGCGGCGTCAGCGAAGCGGCCTACGTGAACATGGGCAAGGGCGCTGCGGCCAACGTGCTCGCGGTCATCGAGGAAAACGCCCGCAAGGTGGCGTGA
- a CDS encoding IclR family transcriptional regulator, which translates to MGNDGVVAVERALGLLDCFRLGKEKLSLAALASASGMHKTTVYRLMNSLERMGYVVRSDDGMYGLGARVLYLGKLYEQSFHLSSVVEPILFALAAQTKESASYYVLEKNQRLCLFRAEPSEGLRETRLAGTSLPLDDTAIGQVIRYWGLREPIFSEPPQLPLFTSGARDVHTAAFATPVFGPDAEFMAALTLSGPASRLNEARETGELIAPQLQAASDLSRRLGASMAFCERMYGTGERRQA; encoded by the coding sequence ATGGGAAACGACGGTGTGGTCGCGGTCGAACGAGCGCTCGGCCTGCTCGATTGCTTCAGGCTCGGCAAAGAGAAACTCTCGCTTGCTGCGCTGGCAAGCGCGTCGGGCATGCACAAAACGACGGTTTATCGGCTAATGAACTCGCTCGAACGCATGGGTTACGTCGTGCGTTCCGACGACGGCATGTACGGACTCGGCGCGCGCGTGCTGTATCTGGGCAAGCTGTATGAGCAGTCGTTTCACCTGTCGTCCGTGGTGGAGCCCATCCTCTTCGCGCTCGCGGCGCAAACGAAGGAAAGCGCCTCGTATTACGTGCTCGAGAAGAACCAACGTCTGTGCCTGTTCAGGGCGGAGCCGTCCGAGGGTCTGCGCGAGACCCGGCTCGCGGGAACATCGCTTCCGCTCGACGACACCGCGATCGGCCAGGTGATCCGTTACTGGGGACTGCGCGAACCGATCTTTTCTGAGCCGCCGCAGCTTCCGCTTTTCACATCGGGGGCGCGGGACGTGCATACGGCGGCATTCGCCACGCCCGTGTTCGGGCCGGATGCGGAATTCATGGCCGCGTTGACGCTATCCGGCCCGGCCTCGCGCTTGAACGAGGCGCGCGAAACCGGCGAGCTGATTGCGCCGCAACTTCAGGCGGCGTCCGATCTTTCACGACGACTCGGGGCAAGCATGGCGTTTTGCGAGCGCATGTACGGTACTGGCGAGCGCCGTCAGGCCTGA
- a CDS encoding alpha-hydroxy acid oxidase, with protein MKAEPTKQAPAQPAPKALRRYLSLDDFEIAARRHLPRPIFGYISGAAERNASLDDNERAYSEYRFVTRVLRDVSRRTQATTLLGKTYRAPFGIAPMGISALSAYRGDLVQARAARDAGIPMIMSGSSLIPLETVAKEASGTWFQAYLPGEPEKIRALIERVQRAGYDTLVLTVDTAVLANRENNIRTGFSTPLKPSMRLAWDGVTRPRWLFGTALRTLVNHGMPHFENSYATRGAPIFSGRVVRDFGAKDHLNWSHVRQIRAQWTGKLVIKGIMATDDAIAARDHGADGIIVSNHGGRQLDGTAAPLRVLPGIANAVGHDIAVMIDGGIRRGTDVLKALALGADFVFVGRPFNYAASVAGKAGVAHAVAILQAEVQRNLGLLGVVSIDELTPDVLIRLPEGVAASQRYGQ; from the coding sequence ATGAAAGCGGAACCAACCAAGCAAGCTCCGGCACAGCCGGCTCCCAAGGCGTTGCGGCGATACTTGTCGCTCGATGACTTCGAGATCGCCGCGCGGCGGCATCTTCCGCGACCTATATTCGGGTACATCTCGGGTGCAGCCGAGCGCAACGCATCGCTGGACGACAACGAACGGGCGTATTCGGAATATCGCTTCGTGACGCGCGTGCTTCGAGACGTGTCCCGGCGCACGCAAGCGACGACACTGCTCGGCAAGACGTATCGCGCTCCGTTCGGCATCGCGCCGATGGGCATATCGGCGTTGTCCGCTTACCGTGGCGACCTCGTGCAAGCACGAGCCGCTCGCGATGCCGGCATCCCGATGATCATGAGCGGCTCGTCGCTCATTCCTCTTGAGACAGTGGCCAAGGAAGCGTCCGGCACATGGTTCCAGGCCTATCTACCGGGCGAACCCGAGAAGATTCGCGCGCTGATCGAACGTGTCCAACGCGCCGGCTACGACACGCTCGTTCTGACAGTGGACACGGCCGTGCTCGCCAATCGCGAGAACAATATCCGCACGGGATTTTCGACACCGCTCAAGCCAAGCATGCGGCTCGCGTGGGACGGCGTCACGCGCCCTCGATGGCTCTTCGGCACCGCGCTCAGAACGCTCGTCAACCACGGCATGCCGCACTTCGAGAACTCCTATGCGACGAGAGGCGCGCCCATCTTCTCGGGCCGCGTCGTGCGGGATTTCGGCGCGAAGGACCATCTGAACTGGAGCCATGTGCGTCAGATCCGGGCGCAATGGACGGGAAAACTCGTGATCAAGGGCATCATGGCAACCGACGACGCGATCGCCGCGCGAGATCATGGCGCCGATGGAATCATCGTCTCGAACCACGGCGGGCGACAGCTGGACGGCACCGCCGCGCCGCTTCGCGTGCTGCCTGGAATCGCGAATGCAGTCGGTCATGACATCGCGGTGATGATCGACGGAGGCATCCGGCGGGGTACCGATGTGCTGAAGGCGCTCGCGCTCGGCGCGGATTTCGTCTTCGTCGGCCGGCCGTTCAACTATGCCGCCTCTGTGGCCGGCAAGGCGGGCGTCGCGCACGCAGTCGCCATCCTGCAAGCAGAGGTGCAACGCAATCTCGGCTTGCTCGGCGTCGTCAGCATCGACGAATTGACGCCGGACGTCCTGATCAGGTTGCCGGAAGGCGTGGCTGCAAGCCAAAGGTACGGGCAATGA